The Vitis riparia cultivar Riparia Gloire de Montpellier isolate 1030 chromosome 3, EGFV_Vit.rip_1.0, whole genome shotgun sequence genome includes a region encoding these proteins:
- the LOC117911338 gene encoding squalene synthase 1, with the protein MGSLGAILTHPDDIYPLLKLKMAVRHAEKQIPPEPHWAFCYTLLHKVSRSFGLVIQQLGTELRNAICIFYLVLRALDTVEDDTSIPTDVKVPILIAFHRHIYDRDWHFACGTKDYKVLMDQFHHVSTAFLELERGYQEAIEDITKRMGAGMAKFICKEVETIDDYDEYCHYVAGLVGLGLSKLFHASKLEDLASDELSNSMGLFLQKTNIIRDYLEDINEIPKSRMFWPREIWSKYVNKLEDLKEEENSIKAVQCLNDMVTNALIHMEDCLKYMSALQSPAIFRFCAIPQIMAIGTLALCYNNIEVFRGVVKMRRGLTAKVIDRTKTMSDVYGAFFDFSCMLKSKVDKNDPNATKALSRLEAVQKICRESGALTKRKSYVIRSEPRYNSALIVAFFIILSIIFAYLSANRQNN; encoded by the exons ATGGGCAGTTTGGGAGCCATTTTGACGCATCCGGATGACATATACCCGCTGCTGAAGCTGAAAATGGCGGTACGCCACGCCGAGAAGCAGATCCCGCCGGAGCCGCACTGGGCCTTCTGCTACACTCTGCTCCACAAGGTCTCTCGCAGCTTCGGTCTCGTCATTCAACAGCTCGGCACCGAGCTCCGCAACGCC ATATGCATTTTCTATTTGGTTCTTCGAGCACTCGACACTGTTG AGGATGATACAAGCATTCCTACAGATGTCAAAGTGCCTATTCTGATAGCTTTTCATCGTCATATATATGACCGTGACTGGCATTTTGCAT GTGGTACAAAGGACTACAAGGTTCTCATGGACCAATTCCATCATGTTTCAACTGCTTTTCTGGAGCTTGAAAGAGg TTATCAGGAGGCAATTGAAGACATCACCAAACGAATGGGGGCAGGAATGGCAAAATTTATTTGCAAGGAG GTGGAAACCATTGATGACTATGATGAATATTGCCACTATGTAGCAGGACTTGTTGGATTAGGATTGTCCAAGCTTTTCCATGCCTCCAAGTTGGAAGATTTGGCTTCTGATGAACTCTCCAACTCAATGGGTTTATTTCTTCAG aaaacaaatataatccGAGATTATCTGGAGGATATAAATGAGATCCCAAAGTCACGCATGTTTTGGCCCCGTGAGATTTGGAGTAAATATGTTAACAAACTTGAG GACTTGAAAGAGGAGGAAAACTCAATCAAAGCAGTGCAATGCTTGAATGACATGGTCACTAATGCTTTAATACATATGGAAGATTGCCTGAAATACATGTCTGCTTTGCAGAGTCCAGCAATATTTCGATTTTGTGCTATCCCACAG ATCATGGCAATCGGGACACTAGCTTTATGCTACAACAATATTGAGGTCTTCAGAGGAGTAGTAAAAATGAGGCGTG GTCTTACTGCCAAAGTTATTGACAGAACAAAAACGATGTCTGATGTCTATGGTGCTTTCTTCGATTTTTCTTGTATGCTGAAGTCCAAG GTTGACAAGAATGACCCGAATGCTACAAAAGCATTGAGCAGGCTAGAAGCAGTACAGAAAATTTGCAGGGAATCTGGAGCCCTTACCAAAAG GAAATCCTATGTAATCAGGAGCGAACCAAGATATAATTCGGCTCTG ATTGTGGCATTCTTCATCATACTGTCCATCATTTTCGCGTATCTATCTGCCAACCGTCAGAATAATTAA
- the LOC117911513 gene encoding SH3 domain-containing protein 2-like isoform X1 — MEAIRKQASKFREQVAKQQQPSIQVGGMSKSNNYACAVLKQFGGGGYGGSDNVITDEAELQQHQKLEKLYISTRAGKHFQRDIVRGVEGFIVTGSKQVEIGTKLSEDCRKYGVENTCTSGNTLSKAALNYGRARAQIEKERGNLLKALGTQVAEPLRAMVMGAPLEDARHLAQRYERMRQEAEAQAIEVSKRQAKMREATGNADNTLKLEAAEAKLHDLKSNMAILGKEAAAAMAAVEAQQQRLTLQRLIATVESERAYHQRVLQILELLETEMISERQRIEAPPSPPVENNMPPPPSYEEVNGVFASQTHNGSSDGISYFLGEVMHSYQAESDVELNLSVGDFVVVRKVSNNGWAEGECKGKAGWFPFGYVEKRERVLASKMAEVF, encoded by the exons ATGGAGGCTATCAGAAAGCAAGCCTCCAAGTTCAGAGAACAGGTCGCCAAGCAACAACAG CCATCAATACAGGTCGGTGGCATGTCCAAGTCCAATAATTATGCCTGt GCTGTCCTCAAACAGTTTGGTGGTGGGGGATACGGGGGTTCAGATAATGTAATTACTGATGAGGCAGAGCTTCAGCAGCATCAGAAACTTGAAAAGCTTTACATATCCACACGTGCTGGAAAG CATTTTCAAAGGGATATTGTTCGTGGTGTAGAAGGTTTTATCGTTACTGGGTCCAAACAAGTTGAAATAG gaacaaaattGTCAGAAGATTGCAGGAAATATGGTGTTGAAAATACTTGTACCAGTGGTAATACGTTATCGAAAGCTGCATTGAATTATGGACGAGCTCGTGCCCAAATTGAGAAAGAACGTGGAAATCTATTGAAAGCTCTTGGTACACAG GTTGCAGAGCCATTAAGAGCGATGGTAATGGGAGCTCCATTGGAGGATGCTCGACATCTTGCTCAACGCTATGAAAGAATGCGACAAGAAGCTGAAGCTCAG GCCATTGAAGTTTCCAAACGCCAAGCAAAAATGAGGGAAGCAACAGGCAATGCTGATAATACTTTGAAACTGGAAGCTGCAGAAGCAAAGTTGCATGACCTGAAATCAAACATGGCAATATTGGGGAAGGAAGCTGCTGCTGCAATGGCTGCTGTTGAAGCTCAACAACAGAGGCTGACACTCCAGCGACTTATTGCCACA GTTGAATCCGAACGCGCTTATCACCAAAGAGTCCTTCAAATACTTGAGCTACTTGAAACTGAG ATGATTTCAGAGCGACAACGAATTGAAGCACCTCCTAGCCCTCCTGTGGAAAACAATATGCCCCCACCTCCATCGTATGAAGAAGTTAACGGAGTATTTGCTTCTCAAACACACAACGGATCCAGTGATGGCATTAGTTACTTCTTAGGAGAG GTTATGCATTCGTATCAAGCTGAATCTGATGTGGAGTTGAATTTGTCAGTTGGTGACTTTGTTGTTGTCCGAAAG GTGTCTAATAATGGATGGGCTGAAGGTGAATGCAAAGGAAAGGCAGGTTGGTTCCCATTTGGATATGTTGAAAAGCGGGAACGGGTTCTTGCAAGCAAGATGGCTGAAGTGTTCTAA
- the LOC117911513 gene encoding SH3 domain-containing protein 2-like isoform X2: protein MEAIRKQASKFREQVAKQQQAVLKQFGGGGYGGSDNVITDEAELQQHQKLEKLYISTRAGKHFQRDIVRGVEGFIVTGSKQVEIGTKLSEDCRKYGVENTCTSGNTLSKAALNYGRARAQIEKERGNLLKALGTQVAEPLRAMVMGAPLEDARHLAQRYERMRQEAEAQAIEVSKRQAKMREATGNADNTLKLEAAEAKLHDLKSNMAILGKEAAAAMAAVEAQQQRLTLQRLIATVESERAYHQRVLQILELLETEMISERQRIEAPPSPPVENNMPPPPSYEEVNGVFASQTHNGSSDGISYFLGEVMHSYQAESDVELNLSVGDFVVVRKVSNNGWAEGECKGKAGWFPFGYVEKRERVLASKMAEVF from the exons ATGGAGGCTATCAGAAAGCAAGCCTCCAAGTTCAGAGAACAGGTCGCCAAGCAACAACAG GCTGTCCTCAAACAGTTTGGTGGTGGGGGATACGGGGGTTCAGATAATGTAATTACTGATGAGGCAGAGCTTCAGCAGCATCAGAAACTTGAAAAGCTTTACATATCCACACGTGCTGGAAAG CATTTTCAAAGGGATATTGTTCGTGGTGTAGAAGGTTTTATCGTTACTGGGTCCAAACAAGTTGAAATAG gaacaaaattGTCAGAAGATTGCAGGAAATATGGTGTTGAAAATACTTGTACCAGTGGTAATACGTTATCGAAAGCTGCATTGAATTATGGACGAGCTCGTGCCCAAATTGAGAAAGAACGTGGAAATCTATTGAAAGCTCTTGGTACACAG GTTGCAGAGCCATTAAGAGCGATGGTAATGGGAGCTCCATTGGAGGATGCTCGACATCTTGCTCAACGCTATGAAAGAATGCGACAAGAAGCTGAAGCTCAG GCCATTGAAGTTTCCAAACGCCAAGCAAAAATGAGGGAAGCAACAGGCAATGCTGATAATACTTTGAAACTGGAAGCTGCAGAAGCAAAGTTGCATGACCTGAAATCAAACATGGCAATATTGGGGAAGGAAGCTGCTGCTGCAATGGCTGCTGTTGAAGCTCAACAACAGAGGCTGACACTCCAGCGACTTATTGCCACA GTTGAATCCGAACGCGCTTATCACCAAAGAGTCCTTCAAATACTTGAGCTACTTGAAACTGAG ATGATTTCAGAGCGACAACGAATTGAAGCACCTCCTAGCCCTCCTGTGGAAAACAATATGCCCCCACCTCCATCGTATGAAGAAGTTAACGGAGTATTTGCTTCTCAAACACACAACGGATCCAGTGATGGCATTAGTTACTTCTTAGGAGAG GTTATGCATTCGTATCAAGCTGAATCTGATGTGGAGTTGAATTTGTCAGTTGGTGACTTTGTTGTTGTCCGAAAG GTGTCTAATAATGGATGGGCTGAAGGTGAATGCAAAGGAAAGGCAGGTTGGTTCCCATTTGGATATGTTGAAAAGCGGGAACGGGTTCTTGCAAGCAAGATGGCTGAAGTGTTCTAA